One stretch of Candidatus Omnitrophota bacterium DNA includes these proteins:
- a CDS encoding PTS sugar transporter subunit IIA translates to MAEEKLILNKHVVLNLRARTKDGAIREMCGILGDHSSVKDAKRLLQDVMRRENQESTYVGNNVAIPHAMSPGVTGIRVGFGRSIKGIPIRTRGKETKIHFVVLIVFSAQQVNNYLRVLSYLSTHLHDRSTRKRLLECETGQDILAILTP, encoded by the coding sequence ATGGCTGAAGAAAAACTGATTCTCAACAAGCATGTGGTGCTCAACCTCAGGGCCCGGACCAAAGACGGCGCTATTCGCGAGATGTGCGGAATTCTGGGAGATCATTCTTCGGTCAAGGACGCAAAGCGTTTGCTGCAGGATGTGATGCGCCGTGAAAACCAGGAGAGCACCTATGTGGGCAACAATGTAGCTATCCCGCATGCCATGTCTCCCGGGGTCACGGGAATCCGCGTGGGCTTCGGCCGTTCAATCAAAGGGATTCCCATCCGTACGCGCGGCAAGGAGACCAAGATTCACTTTGTTGTCCTCATTGTCTTTTCAGCCCAGCAGGTCAACAATTACCTCAGAGTTCTGTCCTACCTGAGTACTCATTTGCATGACCGGTCTACCCGTAAGCGCTTGCTCGAGTGCGAGACCGGGCAGGATATCCTGGCGATACTCACTCCTTGA
- a CDS encoding tyrosine--tRNA ligase produces the protein MGIPRPRPKRSLKRPRRRSRTKLKSETVSLSKETQDQLQQLTRGVSEVISEDELAQKLEQARKEKRPLRVKAGFDPTAPDLHLGHTVLFRKLRQFQDLGHRVQFLIGDYTSLVGDPSGQNQTRPRLTPEQVEVNAQTYRDQIGMLLQTGGELFETCYNSRWFGEMSFANVIDLSSRYTVARLIERDDFSKRLKEGRPISLLELLYPLMQGYDSVALQADIELGGTDQKFNLLVGRDLQREYGQAPQVVMTLPLLEGLDGVQKMSKSLGNYVGIYEAPGEMFGKLMSIGDELMWKYFELLTQVPVGEIETLRTEVQGGRVHPKAAKVRLAQSIVTDYHGVEAARAAAEEFDRIFSRREDPTDVAEKTVPASELNEGRIWIVRLLELSEMAPSRSEARRLIQGGGVVLDGRRVEGVDDQVELKAGALLKVGKRRFVRLSPGN, from the coding sequence ATGGGGATTCCCAGGCCAAGGCCCAAGAGGAGCCTAAAGCGTCCACGGAGACGGAGCCGGACAAAACTAAAGAGTGAGACGGTGAGCTTGAGTAAGGAAACTCAGGACCAACTTCAGCAGCTCACGCGTGGCGTGAGTGAGGTGATCTCTGAGGATGAACTCGCTCAGAAATTAGAACAGGCGCGGAAGGAGAAACGTCCTCTTCGAGTGAAGGCGGGCTTTGATCCAACCGCGCCTGATCTGCATTTGGGACACACGGTCCTGTTCAGGAAGCTCAGACAATTTCAGGACCTCGGGCACCGGGTGCAGTTTTTGATCGGCGACTACACTTCACTGGTCGGCGATCCCTCCGGACAAAACCAAACCCGGCCGCGCCTCACCCCGGAACAAGTCGAGGTCAACGCCCAAACTTACCGCGATCAAATCGGCATGTTGCTCCAAACCGGGGGAGAACTCTTCGAGACCTGCTACAACAGCCGTTGGTTCGGGGAGATGTCCTTTGCCAATGTGATTGATCTGAGTTCCCGTTACACAGTGGCCCGGCTCATTGAACGCGATGATTTTTCCAAGCGCCTCAAGGAAGGCCGTCCCATCAGTTTGCTGGAGCTTTTGTACCCCTTGATGCAGGGCTATGATTCTGTGGCTCTGCAGGCGGATATCGAATTGGGGGGTACGGACCAGAAGTTCAATTTGCTGGTCGGCCGGGATCTGCAACGTGAGTATGGCCAAGCCCCTCAGGTGGTGATGACCCTGCCCCTTCTGGAAGGCTTGGACGGAGTCCAGAAGATGAGCAAGTCCCTGGGCAACTATGTGGGCATTTACGAGGCCCCGGGGGAGATGTTCGGCAAGCTCATGTCCATCGGGGATGAGCTGATGTGGAAGTATTTTGAGTTGCTCACCCAAGTGCCGGTGGGTGAGATCGAGACTCTGCGCACGGAGGTGCAGGGCGGCCGCGTTCACCCCAAGGCAGCCAAGGTGCGCTTGGCTCAGAGCATTGTCACGGATTACCACGGCGTTGAAGCCGCCCGGGCTGCAGCCGAGGAATTTGACCGCATCTTTTCCAGACGCGAGGATCCGACGGATGTGGCGGAGAAAACCGTGCCTGCTTCGGAGCTCAACGAGGGCCGGATCTGGATTGTGCGCCTGTTGGAGCTCAGTGAAATGGCTCCTAGCCGCAGCGAGGCCCGGCGCCTGATCCAGGGCGGGGGAGTGGTTTTAGACGGCCGGCGCGTGGAAGGAGTGGATGACCAGGTCGAGCTCAAAGCCGGGGCCCTTCTCAAGGTTGGGAAGCGCCGCTTTGTGCGCTTGAGCCCGGGCAACTGA
- the rpsA gene encoding 30S ribosomal protein S1, translating to MSKEDQLPEELEQVSQEDQELDEELAALYEESMNDLDEGAVVKGKILSVSKGEVVVDVGYKSEGVIPLHEFNNAPVAVGDEIDVLVEVCEDEDGMVVLSRQKAERTLGWERFISNYEEGELIQGRVTRKVKGGLMVDIGIEAFLPASLTSTKGYPDLNRMVSQTYKFKIIKVNRSRKNVVLSRREVLMAEREEARGKLLVDLEVGQIREGVVKNITDFGAFIDLGGGVDGLLHITDMGWGRLNHPSEVVSVGDSINVKILDFDQENMKISLGLKQTIPSPWENVETKYNVGDQVAGKVVNLMPYGAFVELEKGIEGLVHVSELSWTRRVEHPNQVLTVGDQITVVVLNVDQDKQKVALGYKQTQANPWAAAQAAYPVGSKVKGKVRHFVEYGAFVELDDDLEGLIHISDMSWTRKVNHPAEILKKGQEVDVVILTVDADQQKIGLGLKQLITDPWSRILEEYPIGKEVDGHITKITNFGLFVELEQDVEGLVHVSELPEKPQGSLEDVFKDHVGKEVRVRVIKVDNDKRQVGLSMMDLDQPHDFKAIIAASAAAALEKAQEGSDEPDSVEAVDGGDSDGDSQAKAQEEPKASTETEPDKTKE from the coding sequence GTGAGCAAAGAAGATCAGCTCCCAGAGGAGCTGGAGCAAGTCAGTCAGGAAGATCAAGAGCTGGACGAAGAGCTGGCAGCTCTTTACGAAGAATCCATGAACGACCTGGACGAGGGCGCGGTGGTTAAGGGAAAGATCCTTTCCGTGTCCAAGGGCGAGGTTGTGGTGGATGTCGGTTATAAGTCCGAGGGAGTCATCCCTCTCCATGAGTTCAACAACGCGCCGGTCGCTGTCGGCGACGAAATTGACGTGCTCGTGGAGGTGTGTGAGGACGAGGACGGCATGGTTGTGTTGTCCCGGCAGAAGGCGGAACGCACGCTCGGATGGGAACGCTTTATCTCTAATTATGAGGAAGGTGAACTCATTCAGGGCCGTGTCACTCGCAAGGTCAAGGGCGGTTTGATGGTGGATATTGGAATTGAGGCCTTTTTGCCCGCCTCCTTGACCTCCACAAAGGGGTATCCGGACCTCAACCGGATGGTGAGCCAGACGTACAAATTCAAAATCATCAAGGTCAACCGCAGCCGCAAGAATGTGGTGCTTTCCCGCCGTGAGGTGCTTATGGCCGAGCGCGAAGAGGCCCGCGGCAAGTTGCTCGTAGATCTTGAGGTCGGCCAGATCCGTGAAGGTGTGGTCAAGAATATCACGGACTTTGGTGCGTTTATTGATCTTGGCGGAGGAGTGGACGGACTGTTGCATATCACGGATATGGGATGGGGCCGGCTCAACCATCCGAGCGAGGTTGTGAGCGTGGGGGATTCGATCAACGTAAAGATCCTGGATTTTGACCAGGAGAACATGAAGATCTCTTTGGGCCTCAAGCAGACCATCCCCAGTCCTTGGGAAAATGTGGAGACCAAGTACAATGTCGGCGACCAAGTCGCCGGCAAGGTTGTTAACCTCATGCCCTACGGCGCCTTTGTGGAGCTGGAGAAGGGAATTGAGGGACTTGTTCACGTCTCCGAGCTCTCTTGGACGCGCCGTGTCGAACATCCGAATCAGGTCCTCACGGTTGGGGACCAGATCACGGTGGTCGTGCTCAATGTGGACCAGGATAAGCAGAAAGTGGCTTTGGGCTACAAGCAGACCCAGGCCAATCCTTGGGCTGCTGCCCAGGCGGCTTATCCGGTGGGCTCCAAGGTCAAAGGCAAAGTGCGCCACTTTGTGGAGTACGGTGCCTTTGTGGAGCTGGATGATGATCTCGAAGGCCTCATCCACATCTCCGACATGTCCTGGACTCGCAAGGTAAACCATCCGGCCGAGATCCTCAAAAAGGGTCAAGAGGTTGACGTGGTCATCTTGACTGTGGACGCGGACCAGCAAAAAATCGGTTTGGGTCTGAAGCAATTGATCACCGATCCCTGGAGCCGCATTCTGGAGGAGTACCCGATCGGCAAGGAGGTCGACGGACACATCACGAAGATCACTAACTTTGGATTGTTCGTGGAACTCGAGCAGGATGTCGAAGGGTTGGTCCATGTTTCGGAGCTGCCGGAAAAACCGCAGGGTTCGCTTGAGGATGTCTTCAAAGACCATGTGGGCAAAGAAGTGCGTGTCCGTGTGATCAAGGTCGACAACGATAAGCGGCAAGTCGGTTTGAGCATGATGGATTTGGATCAGCCTCATGATTTCAAAGCCATCATTGCCGCGAGTGCCGCAGCGGCCTTGGAAAAGGCGCAGGAAGGGTCTGATGAGCCCGACTCCGTGGAGGCCGTGGATGGCGGCGACTCTGATGGGGATTCCCAGGCCAAGGCCCAAGAGGAGCCTAAAGCGTCCACGGAGACGGAGCCGGACAAAACTAAAGAGTGA
- a CDS encoding prephenate dehydrogenase/arogenate dehydrogenase family protein, translating to MSKSNQEKPLFDTVAILGLGLMGGSLGMALKQRGVTRCVSGFARKESVRKAALKLEAVDQVFSDPQPAVAGAELVVLCTPLSTMAGLVERIAGALQSQAVVTDVGSTKLEILTELQKLLHKGTHVVGSHPMCGSHLTGIMAASPDLYEGAPCFVTPTARTHGASQRRVEKLWRSIGCKVKLLSPGEHDRLVAAISHVPHLAAVALVNAATDEQLAFAGSGFMDSTRIAAGSPELWRDICVTNRKEIGRGLKALIAELQKVERQVRSGRDQTLTATLERASERRQRL from the coding sequence ATGTCTAAATCGAACCAGGAAAAACCCCTGTTTGACACAGTCGCGATTCTCGGCCTGGGACTGATGGGAGGCTCCCTGGGAATGGCGCTCAAACAAAGGGGTGTGACGCGCTGTGTGTCGGGTTTTGCGCGCAAGGAGAGCGTGCGGAAAGCCGCGCTCAAGCTCGAGGCCGTGGACCAGGTTTTTTCCGACCCGCAGCCTGCTGTGGCAGGTGCAGAGCTCGTTGTCCTGTGCACCCCTCTGTCGACGATGGCTGGTTTGGTTGAGAGGATTGCAGGAGCGCTGCAGAGTCAAGCCGTGGTGACTGATGTGGGCAGCACCAAGCTGGAGATCCTGACTGAACTCCAGAAGCTTCTGCACAAGGGGACTCATGTGGTGGGCTCCCATCCCATGTGCGGGTCGCACCTGACCGGTATTATGGCGGCATCGCCAGACTTGTACGAGGGGGCTCCCTGTTTTGTGACGCCGACGGCCAGAACTCATGGGGCCTCCCAGCGCCGGGTTGAAAAGCTTTGGCGTTCCATCGGATGCAAGGTCAAACTTCTGAGCCCGGGGGAGCACGATCGTTTGGTGGCGGCTATCAGCCATGTGCCCCATCTGGCGGCTGTGGCCCTGGTCAATGCCGCGACCGATGAGCAGCTCGCCTTTGCAGGAAGCGGGTTCATGGATAGTACTCGGATTGCTGCCGGCTCCCCTGAACTGTGGCGCGATATTTGTGTCACGAATCGCAAAGAAATCGGACGGGGGCTGAAGGCTCTGATTGCTGAACTCCAGAAGGTGGAGCGCCAGGTCCGGTCGGGCCGGGACCAGACCCTCACCGCCACTCTTGAAAGAGCCTCCGAACGCCGCCAGAGACTCTAA
- the aroF gene encoding 3-deoxy-7-phosphoheptulonate synthase — MIIVLKPDITQKQVDHILDRVRAIGLKPMVSKGVERTIIGVIGDENRLRTEPLSIFPGVEKVLEVTAPYKLVSREFRPANSIIHIGDVSIGGKKIVTMAGPCTLDCRENLFEVARKVKKAGAGVLRGSAFRPSSAPVSVQGLGEEGLVLMREACDKCGLKMITEVMSINDVELVAKYADILQVGARNMQNYNLLSAVGQIKKPVVLQRGLASMVKEWLLAAEYIAAKGNTQIIFCERGIRTFESETQFTLDLSVIPIVKQYSHLPVVVEPSHAVGKWGRVLPMALAAVAAGADGLILEVHAKPEESLSCGPHALLPRNFSKLMRELQKVAQSVGRDV, encoded by the coding sequence ATGATCATAGTCTTAAAACCGGATATCACCCAGAAGCAGGTGGACCACATCCTGGATAGAGTGCGGGCTATCGGGCTCAAACCCATGGTCTCCAAGGGTGTGGAACGCACGATTATCGGAGTCATTGGGGATGAGAACCGCCTGCGTACAGAGCCTCTCTCCATCTTTCCAGGTGTGGAGAAGGTGCTCGAGGTTACCGCTCCCTACAAACTGGTTTCGCGGGAATTTAGGCCTGCGAATTCTATTATCCATATCGGCGACGTGAGTATAGGCGGCAAAAAGATTGTGACTATGGCGGGGCCATGCACACTGGATTGCCGTGAGAATCTCTTTGAAGTTGCTCGTAAAGTGAAGAAGGCCGGAGCAGGGGTGCTGCGCGGGAGTGCTTTTAGACCGAGTAGTGCGCCCGTGAGCGTGCAGGGTTTGGGGGAAGAAGGCCTGGTCTTGATGCGCGAGGCTTGTGATAAATGCGGTTTAAAGATGATTACAGAGGTTATGAGCATCAATGATGTTGAGCTTGTCGCGAAGTATGCGGACATTCTTCAAGTGGGTGCGCGCAATATGCAGAATTATAATTTGCTCAGTGCTGTGGGGCAGATTAAAAAGCCGGTGGTTCTGCAGCGCGGTTTGGCCTCAATGGTTAAGGAGTGGCTCCTTGCCGCTGAATACATTGCGGCAAAGGGCAATACCCAAATTATTTTCTGTGAACGCGGAATCCGGACCTTTGAATCCGAAACTCAGTTTACTTTGGATCTGAGTGTAATTCCGATTGTGAAGCAGTACTCGCACTTGCCGGTCGTGGTCGAGCCCAGTCATGCGGTTGGGAAGTGGGGGCGGGTACTGCCCATGGCCTTAGCCGCTGTGGCGGCGGGTGCGGACGGCCTTATTTTGGAAGTGCACGCCAAGCCGGAGGAGTCCTTGTCTTGCGGGCCTCATGCGCTCCTTCCCAGGAATTTCAGCAAACTGATGCGAGAGCTGCAGAAGGTGGCACAGAGTGTGGGGCGCGATGTCTAA